The nucleotide window TGCAATTCTTCACACGGCTGCCGATCCCGGCGTGGGTCGGCTTCGAGCCGCACTGGCTGCACCATGCGTCACGCTACTTCCCGCTCGTCGGACTGGTGGTCGGCGCCATCGCCGCGGCCATCTACTGGGCCGCCACGCTGGTATTGCCGCCCGCCGTCGCCGTGCTGCTGTCCACCGCGGCCAGCATCTATCTCACGGGAGCATTCCACGAAGACGGCTTTGCCGACACCTGCGACGGCCTGGGCGGAGGCATGACGCGCGAGCGTGCGCTGGAGATCATGAAGGATTCACGGATCGGTGCCTATGGCGCGATCGGCATCCTCCTGATGCTGGCGGTAAAATGCGCCGCGTTGTCCCACCTGCCCCCGCTGGCCACGGTGGCCGCCCTGTGCATCGCCCATCCGCTGTCCCGCCTGATGGCGGCAAGCCTGATCTGGCGGATGGCCTACGCGCGTGCCGAAGGCAAGGCCAAGCCGATGGCCCAGCAGATGACGGGCCCCGAATTCGCCATCGCCGCGGCCTGCTGCGTTCCCGCCGTGCTGGCGGCAACGGCGCTGGGCTGGCTGGACTGGCGCGCCATTGCCATCGGCACCGGCGCGATGGTGCTCGTCACGCTGTGGTTCGCCTGCAAGCTGCGGCAACGCCTCGGCGGCTACACCGGCGATGGCCTGGGCGCCGTCCAGCAGCTGGCGGAAATCGCCTTCTATGTGTGCGTGCTGGCGCGGTGGGGCTGACACAGATGGAGCTCACGCGGATGAAATTAATTCTCGTGCGCCACCCTCGTCCGGCCGCGGCGGAAGGCATCTGCTATGGCCGCAGCGACCTGCCGGTGGATCCCGATGAGCTGGCGCGCGTGCATGCGGCGCTGCGCGACCTGGGGCTGCCGGGAGACGTCCCGGTGTTTTCCAGCCCGCTGCGCCGTTGCGCCGCCCTCGCCAGCCTGCTGTCGCCCGCCGTGCTGTACGACGCCGACCTGGCTGAAATGGATTTCGGCGACTGGGAAGGCCGCAACTGGAACGATATCCCCCGCGCGCAGGTCGATGCCTGGGCGGCCGACCTGCTGCATGACCGCCCCGGCGGCGGCGAATCCGTGCTCGACGTGGCGCGCCGCGTGGCCGCCGCACTGGCCAGGATCCGCCGGCATGGCAGCGCGCGCGCCATCGTGGTCTGCCATGCCGGCACCATGCGCCTGGCCGCCACGCTGGCCGATGGCGCGCCGCTGGAGCAGGCGGCGCTTGCCGCGGCGTCCCGGCCGCACCGCATCGGCTACGGCGAAGTTGTCCGGCTGGTGCTTTCGTGATGCCTGCAAGCGCTTGATCCCTGCTTCGTGTGTGCCTGGTAGGCGCTTGATACGTGCTTGGTAGTTACGCCATACCTTATAATTGCGCGGTTTTGGTGCCCGCGCCCGAGTCCTCGAGCGCAGTTAAACGGGAAATACGCAGCCAGGTCTCCTGATCGGCCAACGTATGCTGCCCCCGCAACGGTAAGCAGGCAGCCGCGCGCGAGCAATCGCAGCGCGGCAGCGGTCCGCGACAGCCACTGTGCAATTGCATGGGAAGGCCGGACCGTGATGCCTGCCAGCCCGGATACCGGCCAAACCAGGTGGAGCCGCCCCGTTGCGGAGCGGCTCTGTTCAATCCGGCCTGCGGGGACGTTGGCCGGTTGCTCCACTTTACAAAGATTTGCCATGACCTCTCCTGTTGCATCCCAGGCGGCGCTCGCGTCGCTGGCGCTCGCCATTGCCGCGCCGGCCGTACACGCCCAGGCCACTGCCATCGATTCCATCATCGTCACCGCCACCCGCACGCCGCAACTGGCCAGCGAAGTGATCAGCGACACCGTCACGATCAATGCCGAACAGATCGCCAACTCCGGGGCCGGCTCCATTACCGAACTGCTGCAGCGCCAGCGCGGCATCGAAGTCACCCGTAACGGCGGCCCCGGTGCGGCGTCGAACGTGTTCATCCGCGGTGCCAACGGCAACCAGAGCGTGGTGCTGGTAGACGGCATCCGCATCGCCTCGGCATCGACCGGCTCGGCCAGCTGGAACGGCATTCCCCTGTCGGCCATCGAGCGCATCGAGATCGTCTACGGCCCGCTGTCCACGCTGTACGGAGCCGACGCCATCGGCGGCGTAATCCAGCTGTTCACGAAAAAAGGCGAAGGCGCTCCGGCGATCTCGGCATCGGTCGGTGGCGGCAGCGACAGGACCTTCGCGGCCGATGCGGCCATTTCCGGCGGCACGGACCAGCTGAGCTACGCGTTCTCCATCTCGAAGGAACGGTCCGACGGCTTCTCGGCCACGCGCCTGCCCAGCGCCAACTTCGACCCGGACGACGACGGCTACGATCGCAAGGGCGCGGCCGGCCAGGTGGCCTACAAGCTGGCGCCCGGCCATGAGCTGGGCGCGATGTTCCTGTATACCGATACCGAATCCGACTACGACAGCGCCACCTTCGATGCCTACAGCACGCAAACGGTCAGCAACGTGGGGGTCTACTCGCGCAACCAGTTCCTGCCCTTCTGG belongs to Pseudoduganella albidiflava and includes:
- a CDS encoding histidine phosphatase family protein, which gives rise to MKLILVRHPRPAAAEGICYGRSDLPVDPDELARVHAALRDLGLPGDVPVFSSPLRRCAALASLLSPAVLYDADLAEMDFGDWEGRNWNDIPRAQVDAWAADLLHDRPGGGESVLDVARRVAAALARIRRHGSARAIVVCHAGTMRLAATLADGAPLEQAALAAASRPHRIGYGEVVRLVLS
- a CDS encoding adenosylcobinamide-GDP ribazoletransferase; translation: MLQLRLFFIALQFFTRLPIPAWVGFEPHWLHHASRYFPLVGLVVGAIAAAIYWAATLVLPPAVAVLLSTAASIYLTGAFHEDGFADTCDGLGGGMTRERALEIMKDSRIGAYGAIGILLMLAVKCAALSHLPPLATVAALCIAHPLSRLMAASLIWRMAYARAEGKAKPMAQQMTGPEFAIAAACCVPAVLAATALGWLDWRAIAIGTGAMVLVTLWFACKLRQRLGGYTGDGLGAVQQLAEIAFYVCVLARWG